The genomic DNA CTGCGCTCGGTGTCCAAGGTCTACGCCCATTACGGCATCGGCGACTACACCCGCAAGTGGTCGCGCATCACCGCCACCCTGCCGTCGCCGGAGGTGGCGCGCATCCTGGGCCAACCCAAGACACGCCCGATCCTGCAGGTGGAAGCCCTGAACGTCGACCAGGCCGGCGCGCCGCTGCAATACAGCATCACCCGCTTCGTGGGCGACCTGGTGCAACTCATGGTGGCGGACGACAGTTGAGCGCGGCTGCGGCCGCTTTCCGGCGGCCGCGCGGGCGGCACGGCGATTTCACTCATCTAGACATCTGGTTGTAATGCAACACCGCTAACTTCCCTTCATGAACCAAGCACACGCCCCCTCGCCCCTGGCCGGTGTCACAGGCCAACGTATCCTGACCCCGCGCGGCATCGAGCACGCCAGCCTGCGATTCCACGCCGGACTGATCGACGACGCCGGCGGCACGCCCGCGCGCGGCGCGGCCTGGTTCGACGCCGGCGACCTGCTGGTGCTGCCCGGCATCGTCGACCTGCACGGCGATGCCTTCGAGCGCGCCATCATGCCGCGCCCCAGCGTCACCTTCCCCTACGACGGCGCGCTGTTCGACGTCGACCGCCAGTTGCTGGCCAACGGCATCACCACCGAATTCCACGGCGTCACGCTGTCGTGGGAAGGCGGCCTGCGCGGCGAGGCCTACGCCGAGCGCATGTTCGCCGCGCTCGAACGCATGCGGCACCTCATGGGCGCGCGCCACTACGTGCATCTGCGCTTCGAGACCCACCACGTCGGCGGCGTCGAGACCGCCCAGCAATGGATCCGCGACGGGCGCGTGCGCTTCGTCGCCCTCAATGACCACCTGCCCAGCATGGCGCGCCGCCTGGGCGATGACCGCAAGCTGCTGCAATACGCCGACCGCGCCGAATGCGACCTGGACACCTTCCAGGAGCGCATCCGCCGCGCCATGGGCGCGGCCGACTCGGTGGCCGACGCCATGCGCGAGCTGACCGCCAGCGCCCAGGCGGCCGGACTGCGGGTCGCCTCGCACGACGATCCCGACGCCGCCACCCGCCGCTACTACCACCAACTGGGTTGCGGCGTGGCGGAATTCCCGCTGACGCGCGACGCCGCCAGCGTGGCCCGCGACCTGGGCAACTCGGTGGTGTTCGGCGCGCCCAACGTGGTGCGCGGCGGCAGCCACACCAACGCCCCCAGCGCCACCGAAATGGTCCGCGCCGGGTTGTGCGACATCCTGACCTCCGACTATTACTACCCCGCGCCGCTGGCGGCGGCGCTGCGCCTGGTGAACGACGGCGTGCTGCCCCTGGAGCAGGCCTGGAACCTGGTGTCGCTGAACCCGGCGCGCGCCGCCGGCCTGCAGGATCGCGGCATGCTGGCGCCCGGCCTGATCGCCGACGCCATCGTGGTCGACGACCAGGTGCCCGGACTGCCGCGCGTCTGCGCCGCCATCGTCGGCGGCGAGCTGCGCTACGCCACCCGCGCCTTCGGCGACGACCGCCACCAGCGCATGGCGGCCTGACCATGCCGTCGGCCCACCGCTACGCGCTGTATCTCGCCCCCACCGGCCCCTGGCGTGAGCTGGGCAGCCGCTGGCTGGGCCGTTGCGCCGACACCGGCGCGGCCCTGCCGCCACTGCCCGGCCAGCCCGAGGCCGCGCGCGACTGGACCGCGGCGCCGCGCCATTACGGCCTGCACGCCACGCTGAAGCCGCCCTTCCGGCTGCGCGCCGGCGCCACGCCGCGGGATGTGGACGCCGCCGCGCGCCGCCTCGCCGCCGGCGACAGCGCCTTCGGCATCCAGCTCGAATGCGAGCCGCTGCG from Achromobacter xylosoxidans includes the following:
- a CDS encoding alpha-D-ribose 1-methylphosphonate 5-triphosphate diphosphatase, which produces MNQAHAPSPLAGVTGQRILTPRGIEHASLRFHAGLIDDAGGTPARGAAWFDAGDLLVLPGIVDLHGDAFERAIMPRPSVTFPYDGALFDVDRQLLANGITTEFHGVTLSWEGGLRGEAYAERMFAALERMRHLMGARHYVHLRFETHHVGGVETAQQWIRDGRVRFVALNDHLPSMARRLGDDRKLLQYADRAECDLDTFQERIRRAMGAADSVADAMRELTASAQAAGLRVASHDDPDAATRRYYHQLGCGVAEFPLTRDAASVARDLGNSVVFGAPNVVRGGSHTNAPSATEMVRAGLCDILTSDYYYPAPLAAALRLVNDGVLPLEQAWNLVSLNPARAAGLQDRGMLAPGLIADAIVVDDQVPGLPRVCAAIVGGELRYATRAFGDDRHQRMAA